A part of Primulina eburnea isolate SZY01 chromosome 10, ASM2296580v1, whole genome shotgun sequence genomic DNA contains:
- the LOC140803544 gene encoding adenylate isopentenyltransferase 3, chloroplastic-like: MDVAFSLPKQIRPLLTGNSQLFRQGTQKEKVVVIVGATGTGKSRLSIDLATHFAAEVINSDKMQVYHGLDITTNKITEEERGGVPHHLLGSIHPDSDFSAGNFCAMASVSLKSILSRGKLPIIVGGSNSFIEALADSNFRSKYECCYLWVDVAMPVLHSFVSDRVDKMVERGMVEELRDFFNPNADYSRGIRRAIGVSELDRYFRIESFRDEVTRSRVLAEAIDMIKKNTSKLARRQLEKINRLRRLKGWQVHRIDATEVFRKRGGEAEAEAAWEDLVAGPGAVLVSEFLYSLQPLVCGGVKEMRGTGELMATAPH, encoded by the coding sequence ATGGATGTAGCATTCTCCTTACCCAAGCAAATTCGACCTTTGCTAACTGGTAACAGCCAGCTCTTCCGCCAAGGTACGCAGAAGGAGAAGGTTGTGGTGATTGTCGGCGCCACCGGCACGGGAAAATCCCGTCTGTCCATTGATCTTGCCACCCATTTCGCCGCAGAGGTGATAAATTCCGACAAAATGCAAGTATACCATGGTCTGGACATAACCACCAACAAAATAACTGAGGAAGAACGCGGCGGCGTTCCGCATCATCTTCTCGGTTCCATTCACCCCGATTCCGATTTCTCCGCCGGGAACTTCTGCGCCATGGCGTCTGTTTCCTTGAAATCAATACTCAGTCGAGGGAAACTTCCAATCATCGTTGGAGGATCAAACTCATTCATCGAAGCTCTCGCGGACTCAAACTTCCGATCGAAATACGAGTGTTGCTATCTCTGGGTGGATGTCGCAATGCCGGTTTTGCATTCCTTCGTATCCGATCGGGTGGATAAGATGGTCGAGAGAGGAATGGTGGAGGAATTGCGAGATTTCTTCAACCCAAACGCTGATTACTCGAGAGGGATTCGAAGAGCTATCGGGGTTTCCGAGCTCGATCGATACTTCCGAATCGAATCATTCCGCGACGAGGTAACTCGATCCAGGGTTCTAGCGGAGGCGATCGATATGATAAAAAAGAATACGAGCAAGCTGGCGCGGCGGCAGCTGGAAAAGATAAACCGGCTGAGGAGACTGAAAGGGTGGCAGGTGCATCGGATTGATGCGACGGAGGTGTTCAGGAAACGAGGCGGAGAAGCGGAAGCGGAAGCAGCGTGGGAGGATCTTGTGGCTGGTCCCGGCGCGGTATTGGTGAGTGAATTTCTCTATAGTTTGCAGCCGCTGGTTTGCGGCGGCGTGAAGGAGATGAGAGGGACAGGTGAATTGATGGCGACGGCACCGCATTAG